A stretch of the Snodgrassella alvi genome encodes the following:
- a CDS encoding D-amino acid dehydrogenase produces the protein MKVLIMGAGIVGVSTAWYLAKAGHEVTVLERADQAAMETSFANAGQLSYGYTTPWAAPSIPAKISKWLFKEHSPLLIRPDGSLFQLRWLWQMYRNCNAQSYATNKERMVRISEYSREMLRQLEAEENIQYEGCRQGTLQIFRTEKEVIDSRSDIAVLQDFGVPLQILNSVTECTQYEPALAHMAGRLAGALYLPQDGTGDCHLFTTRLAEKCEALGVKFLYRHAITDIRQDKCSIKGVEANGQWFNADHYVCALGSFSRSMMRKLGINLPVYPVKGYSLTIPIIDKDKAPVSTVIDETYKVAVTRFDERIRAGGMAELSGYRIHLNPARKVVLDLVVNDLFPGSCHTSEAFFWSGLRPMTPDSTPIIGASRFVNLSLNTGHGTLGWTMGLGSGKVLADIISGVKPEIETGDLSLARYV, from the coding sequence ATGAAAGTTCTGATTATGGGGGCAGGTATTGTTGGGGTAAGCACTGCCTGGTATTTAGCCAAGGCCGGTCATGAAGTAACAGTGCTGGAGCGAGCTGATCAAGCAGCAATGGAAACCAGTTTTGCTAATGCCGGCCAGTTATCCTATGGCTATACCACGCCGTGGGCTGCACCAAGTATACCAGCCAAAATAAGTAAGTGGTTGTTTAAAGAACATTCCCCGCTGCTAATCAGGCCTGATGGCAGTCTGTTTCAGCTACGCTGGCTGTGGCAGATGTATCGCAATTGCAATGCGCAAAGCTATGCGACCAATAAAGAACGTATGGTTCGTATTTCAGAATATAGCCGAGAAATGTTGCGGCAGCTTGAAGCTGAGGAGAATATTCAGTACGAAGGATGCCGGCAGGGTACGTTGCAGATTTTCCGTACCGAAAAAGAAGTGATTGACTCGCGCTCGGATATTGCTGTTTTACAGGATTTTGGTGTGCCGTTGCAGATACTAAACAGCGTGACGGAATGTACGCAGTATGAACCGGCATTGGCTCATATGGCCGGCAGGTTAGCTGGTGCTCTATATTTGCCTCAAGATGGTACTGGAGACTGCCATTTATTCACCACCCGTCTGGCTGAGAAATGTGAGGCGCTGGGGGTAAAATTTCTGTATCGGCATGCGATTACTGATATCCGGCAGGATAAGTGTTCGATTAAAGGGGTAGAGGCAAATGGTCAGTGGTTTAATGCGGACCATTATGTTTGTGCTTTGGGAAGTTTCAGCCGCAGTATGATGCGTAAACTGGGAATAAATTTGCCTGTCTATCCGGTAAAAGGTTATTCACTGACAATTCCCATCATTGATAAGGATAAAGCTCCCGTTTCTACGGTGATTGATGAAACCTATAAGGTGGCTGTGACACGTTTTGATGAACGCATCCGTGCTGGTGGAATGGCTGAATTATCGGGTTATCGTATTCATTTAAATCCGGCTCGCAAGGTGGTGTTAGATTTAGTGGTGAATGATCTGTTTCCTGGCAGTTGCCATACATCGGAAGCTTTTTTCTGGAGCGGCCTGCGGCCGATGACGCCGGATAGTACGCCGATTATCGGTGCCAGCAGGTTTGTGAATCTGTCGCTGAATACTGGCCACGGTACGCTGGGTTGGACGATGGGGCTGGGTTCGGGAAAAGTTTTGGCAGATATCATTAGCGGAGTGAAGCCGGAAATTGAAACTGGTGATTTGTCGTTAGCTCGATATGTGTAG